One part of the Glycine soja cultivar W05 chromosome 11, ASM419377v2, whole genome shotgun sequence genome encodes these proteins:
- the LOC114373450 gene encoding apoptosis-inducing factor homolog A-like codes for MEKDGKRVVILGGGVAGSVVAKSLQFHAHVTLVDPKEYFEITWASLRCMVEPSFAERSLINHRDYLTNGDIITSNAVNVTETEVLTADGHRIGYDYLVIATGHADPLPKSRRERLNQFKEDNQEIKSAQSILIIGGGPTGVELAGEIAVDFPDKKLTLVHKGARLLEFVGAKAGDKTLNWLKSKNVVVKLEQSVDMNAFTDGQKIYQTSNGETIEADCHFLCIGKPLASAWLKETVLKNDLDGQGRIKVDERLRVKGRNNIFAIGDITDIPEIKQGFLAQQQAEVVVKNLKVTIEGGRECRMETYKPHSAIAIVSLGRKDAVAQLPFLTISGRIPGFIKSGDLFVGKTRKQMGLNPVQA; via the exons ATGGAAAAAGATGGAAAGAGAGTGGTGATCCTAGGAGGTGGCGTTGCGGGATCCGTCGTGGCTAAATCTCTTCAATTCCATGCCCATGTCACACTCGTTGATCC GAAGGAATATTTTGAGATTACATGGGCAAGTTTGAGGTGTATGGTTGAGCCATCTTTTGCAGAGAGATCACTGATCAATCACAGAGATTACTTAACCAATGGCGACATCATTACGTCCAATGCCGTCAATGTTACAGAAACTGAAGTTTTGACTGCAGATGGCCATCGAATTGGCTATGACTATCTTGTTATTGCCACTGGTCATGCAGATCCTCTCCCCAAAAGTAGGAGGGAAAGACTTAATCAGTTCAAAGAAG ACAATCAAGAGATAAAATCTGCTCAGTCCATTCTGATTATTGGAGGAGGTCCCACTGGTGTGGAACTTGCTGGAGAGATAGCTGTTGATTTTCCGGATAAGAAGCTTACACTAGTGCACAAAGGAGCAAGGCTTCTGGAATTCGTAGGGGCAAAAGCCGGGGATAAGACTCTAAATTGGTTGAAATCAAAGAATGTTGTGGTGAAGCTAGAGCAATCAGTTGACATGAACGCATTCACAGATGGACAGAAGATATATCAAACTTCAAATGGAGAGACCATTGAGGCAGATTGTCATTTCTTATGTATAGGGAAACCACTTGCTTCAGCATGGCTTAAGGAAACTGTGTTGAAGAATGACTTGGATGGTCAAGGTAGGATCAAGGTAGATGAAAGATTGAGGGTCAAGGGCCGGAACAACATTTTTGCAATTGGAGATATTACAGACATTCCA GAAATCAAGCAAGGGTTTTTGGCACAGCAGCAGGCTGAAGTGGTTGTGAAGAACTTGAAGGTGACAATAGAGGGAGGAAGAGAATGTAGGATGGAAACTTACAAGCCACATTCAGCAATAGCAATAGTTTCACTCGGGAGGAAAGATGCTGTAGCACAGTTACCATTCTTGACAATCAGTGGAAGAATTCCAGGATTCATCAAGTCTGGAGATTTGTTTGTtggtaaaacaagaaaacaaatgggACTCAATCCTGTACAAGCTTGA